One window from the genome of Candidatus Auribacterota bacterium encodes:
- a CDS encoding Maf family protein codes for MRDIILASQSEARKKLLRQIGLRFRVIGSRVRENRSLKGRCGDLVIRNALKKARDVARGLSSGVVISADTVVLVGRTLIGKPRNIEDAFRTLKALSRKPQWVYTGIAVIDIDRRKTFTAHEKTKVHMRPLSDTQIMNYFKKVSPLDKAGSFDIQGPGALFIDRIEGCYYNVVGLPLAKLAVLLEKVGINI; via the coding sequence ATGCGTGACATTATCCTCGCCTCGCAGTCAGAGGCGCGGAAAAAGCTGCTCAGGCAGATCGGGCTTCGCTTCCGGGTCATCGGCTCGCGCGTGAGGGAAAACCGGTCATTGAAGGGGAGGTGCGGCGATCTGGTGATCAGGAATGCACTGAAGAAGGCCCGGGATGTGGCGCGGGGGCTCAGTTCCGGCGTGGTCATTTCAGCCGATACGGTGGTCCTGGTCGGGAGAACACTTATCGGGAAACCGCGAAATATCGAGGACGCGTTCAGGACATTGAAAGCGCTCTCCCGAAAGCCCCAGTGGGTGTACACGGGCATTGCGGTGATCGATATTGATAGGCGGAAGACCTTCACCGCCCATGAGAAGACGAAGGTGCACATGCGCCCCCTGAGCGACACGCAGATCATGAACTATTTTAAGAAGGTCTCCCCGCTCGACAAGGCGGGGAGTTTTGATATCCAGGGTCCCGGGGCGCTCTTCATTGACCGCATCGAGGGATGCTACTACAACGTGGTGGGCCTCCCGCTCGCGAAACTTGCCGTTTTGCTTGAGAAGGTGGGGATCAACATTTAA